In Pseudoxanthomonas indica, the following are encoded in one genomic region:
- a CDS encoding pseudouridine synthase, producing the protein MSVLYQDQWLAVVDKPAGLMVHDSKLARGETEFLADLLRAQFDRPIFLIHRLDRATSGCLLIAFDRDTASLLGRDFMSRDVEKDYLAVCRGWPDASIDLDYPLDGGPGKPLRRPAVTGFVRLATGELAMPSTGFDTSRYALLRCRPETGRFRQIRRHLKHLSHHLIGDSSHGDGRHNRNFRMQGVHRMLLHAVRLSFRHPHSGERIETVAPLDAEFRKAFALFGWDVELR; encoded by the coding sequence ATGAGCGTGCTTTATCAGGATCAGTGGCTGGCCGTGGTCGACAAACCCGCCGGGCTGATGGTCCATGACAGCAAGCTGGCGCGCGGCGAAACCGAGTTCCTGGCGGATCTTCTGCGTGCGCAGTTCGACCGGCCGATCTTCCTGATCCACCGCCTGGATCGCGCCACCAGTGGTTGCCTGCTGATTGCCTTTGATCGCGATACGGCATCACTGCTCGGTCGCGATTTCATGTCGCGTGATGTCGAGAAGGATTACCTGGCTGTTTGCCGTGGTTGGCCGGACGCGAGCATCGATCTGGACTATCCGCTCGATGGTGGTCCGGGCAAACCGCTGAGGCGACCAGCCGTGACCGGCTTCGTGCGCTTGGCGACCGGTGAACTGGCCATGCCATCGACCGGATTCGACACCTCACGCTACGCCTTGCTGCGTTGCCGCCCCGAGACCGGTCGTTTCCGCCAGATCCGTCGCCACCTCAAGCATCTGTCGCATCACTTGATCGGCGACAGCAGCCATGGCGATGGCCGCCACAACCGCAACTTCCGCATGCAGGGCGTGCATCGCATGTTGCTGCACGCCGTGCGCCTGTCATTCCGTCATCCGCACAGCGGCGAGCGGATCGAAACCGTTGCGCCGCTGGATGCGGAATTCCGCAAGGCCTTCGCCCTGTTTGGCTGGGACGTCGAACTGCGCTGA
- the gpmI gene encoding 2,3-bisphosphoglycerate-independent phosphoglycerate mutase: MSTSPAPLSRPKPVVLLILDGWGHREDPTDNALAQAELPHWRHLLATAPHTLIHTEGRHVGLPDGQMGNSEVGHMNLGAGRIVYQDLTRIDAAIEDGSFFDNAELNAACNAVKDTGKTLHLFGLLSPGGVHSHETHIHAMLELAAQRGVGKVAVHAFLDGRDTPPQSAEPSLRALQALCDKLGNAHIATVSGRYYAMDRDKRWDRLRKAWDAIVEAQSEHHAADALSALQAAYARGENDEFVLPTVIAGAQPMADGDAVVFMNFRADRARQLTAAFVSPAFDGFEARRPQLARFVCLTEYDAKLPAPVAFGPDDLRHTLGELLAGQGLTQLRIAETEKYAHVTFFFSGGREDPFAGEERILVPSPKVATYDLQPEMSCPELTTKLVDAIGSARFDVIICNIANPDMVGHSGDLQAAIQAAQAVDLAIGAVTAAVRAAHGALIITADHGNLEMMRDPETGQPHTAHTVGPVPLVYLGERTATLRSGGALRDVAPTLLDLLGLPQPAEMSGQSLLANA, encoded by the coding sequence GTGTCCACATCCCCCGCCCCGCTGTCGCGTCCCAAGCCCGTCGTCCTGCTGATCCTGGATGGCTGGGGCCATCGTGAAGACCCTACCGACAACGCGCTGGCACAGGCCGAGCTTCCCCACTGGCGGCACCTGCTGGCCACCGCGCCGCATACCCTGATCCACACCGAAGGTCGTCACGTGGGCCTGCCCGACGGGCAGATGGGCAATTCGGAAGTGGGCCACATGAACCTGGGCGCGGGCCGCATCGTCTACCAGGATCTGACCCGCATCGATGCCGCCATCGAAGATGGCAGCTTCTTCGACAATGCCGAACTCAACGCCGCCTGCAATGCGGTCAAGGACACCGGCAAGACCCTGCACCTGTTCGGCCTGCTCTCGCCCGGCGGCGTGCACAGCCATGAAACCCATATCCACGCCATGCTGGAGCTGGCCGCGCAACGCGGTGTCGGCAAGGTCGCCGTGCATGCGTTCCTGGACGGCCGCGACACCCCGCCGCAATCGGCCGAGCCCAGCCTGCGCGCGCTGCAGGCGCTGTGCGACAAGCTCGGCAATGCGCATATCGCCACCGTCAGTGGCCGCTACTACGCGATGGATCGCGACAAGCGCTGGGATCGCCTGCGCAAGGCCTGGGATGCGATCGTGGAAGCGCAGAGCGAGCACCATGCCGCCGACGCGCTGTCCGCGCTGCAGGCCGCGTATGCGCGTGGCGAAAACGACGAGTTCGTCCTGCCGACGGTGATTGCCGGCGCGCAACCGATGGCCGACGGCGATGCGGTGGTGTTCATGAATTTCCGTGCCGACCGCGCGCGCCAGCTGACCGCGGCGTTCGTGTCGCCGGCGTTCGATGGCTTCGAGGCGCGCCGCCCGCAGCTGGCGCGCTTTGTCTGCCTGACCGAGTACGACGCCAAGCTGCCCGCGCCGGTGGCCTTCGGCCCCGATGATCTGCGCCACACGCTGGGCGAACTGCTGGCCGGGCAGGGCCTGACCCAGCTGCGCATTGCCGAGACCGAAAAGTACGCGCACGTGACGTTCTTCTTCAGTGGTGGTCGCGAAGATCCCTTCGCCGGCGAGGAGCGCATCCTGGTGCCCAGCCCGAAGGTGGCCACCTATGACCTGCAGCCGGAAATGAGCTGCCCGGAACTGACCACCAAGCTGGTCGATGCCATCGGCTCGGCCCGCTTCGACGTGATCATCTGCAACATCGCCAATCCCGACATGGTCGGCCACAGCGGCGACCTGCAGGCCGCCATCCAGGCCGCACAAGCGGTGGATCTGGCGATCGGCGCGGTGACGGCGGCAGTGCGCGCCGCGCATGGCGCGCTGATCATCACCGCCGATCACGGCAACCTGGAAATGATGCGTGACCCGGAAACGGGACAGCCGCATACCGCCCACACCGTGGGACCGGTGCCGCTGGTCTATCTGGGTGAGCGCACGGCCACGCTGCGCAGCGGCGGTGCACTGCGCGATGTCGCGCCGACCTTGCTGGATCTGCTCGGCCTGCCGCAGCCGGCCGAGATGTCCGGACAGTCGCTGCTCGCCAACGCATGA
- a CDS encoding murein hydrolase activator EnvC family protein, whose translation MSLRRARLLMLGLLVAATAAASAQSQRDAQKQLEKVRGELKSIAKERRKLEGERGDASRKLRDADEQVGKSSRGLSETEASLRREEAALAELQQQRLAKQQQLRGQREVLASLVRAAYANGEDAPLKVLLSQDHIADASRTLAYHRYLQRDRAQRISQVTADLQSLDQLEQEIGQRRVQLDGERSRQRAQVSQLQKDRQASARLVAELDERYQDRAEREKALGQDARSLERLLANLRAAAARAEAERKAAARRAAQEEARAAKARTSAGRTQSGRAPVPASPKTNVANAPALKVGGLGWPVSGNLLARYGGRMPDGRTSAGVLIGAPAGSTVTAVADGTVVFSEWMTGYGLILIIDHGNGYMSLYAHNESLLRDTGVQVKRGEAVAKVGTSGGQGTPALYFELRRNGQPVDPSSWLQRR comes from the coding sequence ATGAGCTTGCGCCGCGCACGCCTGCTGATGCTGGGCCTGCTGGTTGCGGCGACCGCCGCGGCCTCCGCGCAATCGCAGCGCGACGCGCAGAAGCAGCTGGAAAAGGTGCGCGGCGAACTCAAGAGCATTGCCAAGGAGCGGCGCAAGCTTGAAGGCGAGCGCGGTGATGCATCGCGCAAGCTGCGTGATGCCGACGAGCAGGTAGGCAAGAGCAGTCGCGGACTGAGCGAAACCGAAGCCTCGCTGCGTCGCGAGGAAGCGGCGCTGGCGGAGCTGCAACAACAGCGCCTGGCCAAGCAGCAGCAGCTGCGCGGGCAGCGCGAGGTGTTGGCTTCGCTGGTGCGGGCGGCGTACGCCAATGGCGAAGACGCGCCGCTGAAGGTGCTGCTGTCGCAGGACCACATCGCCGATGCCAGCCGCACCCTGGCCTATCACCGTTATCTGCAGCGCGATCGTGCACAGCGAATCAGCCAGGTGACGGCCGACCTGCAATCACTGGATCAGCTGGAGCAGGAAATCGGCCAGCGCCGCGTGCAACTGGATGGCGAGCGCAGCCGGCAGCGCGCGCAGGTCAGCCAGTTGCAGAAGGATCGCCAGGCCAGCGCACGCCTGGTGGCCGAGCTGGATGAGCGCTACCAGGATCGCGCCGAGCGGGAAAAGGCGCTCGGGCAGGATGCGCGTTCGCTGGAGCGCCTGCTGGCCAACCTGCGTGCCGCCGCCGCACGCGCCGAGGCCGAGCGCAAAGCCGCCGCGCGCCGCGCCGCACAAGAGGAAGCACGGGCGGCCAAGGCGCGCACGTCGGCCGGACGCACGCAGAGTGGACGCGCACCCGTGCCCGCCTCGCCCAAGACCAACGTCGCCAATGCACCGGCGTTGAAGGTCGGCGGGCTGGGCTGGCCGGTATCCGGCAACCTGCTGGCCCGTTATGGCGGCCGCATGCCCGATGGCCGCACCAGCGCGGGCGTGCTGATCGGCGCGCCCGCCGGCAGTACGGTCACGGCCGTGGCCGATGGCACGGTGGTGTTTTCCGAATGGATGACCGGCTACGGACTGATCCTCATCATCGATCACGGCAACGGCTACATGAGCCTGTATGCCCACAACGAAAGTCTGCTGCGCGATACCGGCGTGCAGGTCAAGCGCGGCGAGGCGGTGGCCAAGGTCGGCACCTCCGGTGGCCAGGGCACGCCGGCGCTGTATTTCGAACTGCGCCGCAACGGCCAACCCGTCGATCCTTCGAGCTGGCTGCAGCGACGCTGA
- a CDS encoding M28 family metallopeptidase, which yields MPLPTSRTLPLALVALAAAISLSACKREAEPSADAPATAAAPATAPASSHAFAPAINEADFSELVKTLSSDEFEGRGPGSPGEEKTVAYLEAQMKRIGLQPGNNGSYFQDVPMVETTADEGTVLTLHNNGKARDLKFGVDFVAGTRTGMTEVKVDDSDMIFVGYGVDAPEQKWNDYAGQDWKGKTVVMFVNDPGFHVGDAKLFDGKRMTYYGRWTYKFEEAARKGAAAALIIHDTPGASYGWDVVKNSWAGAQYDLPAKDDPDARIPVQGWLSAEAAKQLFADAGLDLDASYKAANQRGFKPVSLKTKLSIDLKSTIAEKNSRNVVGVLPGTERKDEAVVYMGHWDHLGKHEGETGDNIYNGAIDNATGVAGILEIAEAFAHQDPKPQRSVIFLAVTLEESGLLGSKYYVAHPTFPLNKIAAVINIDAMSVAGRAKDITVVGYGSSELEDILKPLASAQGRTLHGETSVQSGFYFRSDHFNFAKAGVPALYADGGEDLVEGGLEAGKKAAEDYAKHYHSPSDQFYPESWKLDGTVQDLEVLYGVGKEIAGGDRWPNWYPGNPFKAARDKMMQPAAK from the coding sequence ATGCCTTTGCCGACGTCCCGCACGCTGCCCCTGGCCCTGGTCGCCTTGGCAGCCGCCATTTCACTTTCCGCCTGCAAGCGTGAGGCCGAGCCCAGCGCCGACGCGCCGGCCACAGCGGCCGCGCCGGCGACCGCGCCCGCGTCCAGCCACGCCTTTGCACCGGCGATCAACGAGGCCGACTTCTCCGAACTGGTGAAGACGTTGTCCTCCGACGAATTCGAAGGCCGCGGCCCCGGTTCGCCCGGCGAAGAGAAAACCGTGGCCTACCTGGAAGCGCAGATGAAGCGCATCGGGCTGCAGCCCGGTAACAATGGCAGCTACTTCCAGGACGTGCCGATGGTGGAGACCACCGCCGATGAAGGCACGGTGCTCACCCTGCACAACAATGGCAAGGCGCGTGACCTGAAATTCGGCGTCGACTTCGTCGCCGGCACGCGCACCGGCATGACCGAGGTCAAGGTCGACGACAGCGACATGATCTTCGTCGGTTACGGCGTGGATGCGCCGGAGCAGAAGTGGAACGACTACGCCGGCCAGGACTGGAAAGGCAAGACGGTGGTGATGTTCGTCAACGACCCCGGTTTCCATGTCGGCGACGCCAAGCTGTTCGACGGCAAGCGCATGACCTATTACGGCCGCTGGACCTACAAGTTCGAGGAAGCCGCTCGCAAGGGCGCGGCCGCCGCGCTGATCATCCACGACACGCCTGGCGCGAGCTACGGCTGGGACGTGGTGAAGAATTCCTGGGCCGGCGCGCAGTACGACCTGCCCGCCAAGGACGATCCGGATGCGCGCATCCCGGTGCAGGGCTGGTTGAGCGCGGAAGCGGCCAAGCAGTTGTTCGCCGACGCGGGGCTGGATCTGGACGCCTCGTACAAGGCCGCCAACCAGCGCGGCTTCAAGCCGGTGTCGCTGAAGACCAAACTGTCGATCGACCTCAAGAGCACGATTGCCGAGAAGAATTCGCGCAATGTGGTCGGCGTGTTGCCGGGCACGGAGCGCAAGGATGAGGCCGTGGTCTACATGGGCCACTGGGATCACCTGGGCAAGCACGAAGGTGAAACCGGCGACAACATCTACAACGGCGCCATCGACAACGCCACTGGCGTGGCCGGCATCCTGGAAATCGCCGAAGCCTTCGCCCACCAGGATCCCAAGCCCCAGCGCTCGGTGATCTTCCTGGCGGTGACGCTGGAGGAGTCCGGCCTGCTCGGCTCCAAGTACTACGTGGCACACCCGACCTTCCCGCTCAACAAGATCGCCGCGGTGATCAACATCGACGCCATGTCGGTGGCGGGCCGGGCCAAGGACATTACCGTGGTCGGCTATGGCAGCTCCGAGCTGGAAGACATCCTCAAGCCGCTAGCCTCGGCGCAGGGTCGCACCCTGCATGGCGAAACCTCGGTGCAGAGCGGCTTCTACTTCCGCTCCGATCACTTCAACTTCGCCAAGGCCGGCGTGCCGGCGCTGTATGCCGACGGCGGCGAAGACCTGGTCGAAGGCGGCCTGGAAGCCGGCAAGAAGGCGGCCGAAGACTATGCCAAGCACTACCACTCGCCCAGCGATCAGTTCTATCCGGAAAGCTGGAAGCTCGATGGCACCGTGCAGGATCTGGAAGTGCTGTATGGCGTCGGCAAGGAGATTGCCGGTGGCGACCGTTGGCCCAACTGGTATCCAGGCAATCCGTTCAAGGCCGCGCGCGACAAGATGATGCAACCGGCGGCCAAGTAA
- a CDS encoding M16 family metallopeptidase yields the protein MKTPRLIVAFGFALVLNLCAIPALLAEVALPRGVVAGPSIEGISEYRLPNGLRVLLFPDASKPTVTVNLVYGVGSVHENYGQTGMAHLLEHLLFKGTPTHADISGEMKKRGIDFNATTSMDRTNYFSSFPANAQTLDWVLALEADRMINSNIAKRDLDSEMTVVRNELEAGENNPGGVLLQRIRSTAFLWHNYGHSTIGARSDVEGVPIEQLQGFYRTWYQPDNATLILAGRLDPATVLARVNAHFGKIRKPARELPQFHTVEPAQDGPREVDVRRSGDVRFIAAVYHVPAAGHPDSAALSVLGNVLGYSPGGRLHKALVQTHLAAGTGAGSEALRDPGLFSVLAVVPKDGDAGKAEGILLEQAEALSRQPITAQEVDEAKQRINNAYELYFTDVNAVGMGLSEFLAAGDWRLLFITRDAIEKVSADDVNRVAATYLKSSNRTLGRFIPTDPPDRVAIAQRPAVASLVEGYTGREAVAAGEQFDPTPQNLEARTQRFTLGSGLRVALLPKKTRGGTVMVSANFRFGDVATLTGREDAAGLAGAMLMRGSQSLTREQIDQRFEALKTEADIDGNLQGASISLLSRSGTLAEALALAADVLRHPAFPETEFEQLRLQALTGMEASRKEPGSVAGQALAEHFDPWPVGHPLHIESLDDAIAGVRALKRSDLVAFHRDFYGTAEGEIAVVGDFDPVAVKQQLQQLFAEWQSPHPYQPIATQYVDVAAAHEQLRTPDKPNAVLLARSNLSLRVTDPDYPALLIANRIFGGGALKSRLGDRIRQKDGLSYGVASSVRADDSREGTDDNGSFNVQAIAAPENMAKVEAAIREELARFIRDGISEEELRDAVAGTLTEREQNRAEDGSVAGMLADQAYYGRTMQFTADLDAKYAGLTREQVNAAIRKHLRADTLSVYLAGDFKP from the coding sequence ATGAAAACACCTCGCCTCATTGTCGCATTCGGATTCGCGCTGGTGTTGAACCTGTGCGCGATCCCGGCGCTGCTGGCCGAGGTGGCGCTGCCGCGTGGCGTGGTGGCCGGACCCAGTATCGAAGGCATCAGCGAGTACCGCCTGCCCAATGGCCTGCGGGTGTTGTTGTTTCCCGATGCCAGCAAACCCACGGTGACCGTCAACCTGGTCTACGGGGTGGGTTCGGTGCACGAGAACTACGGCCAGACCGGCATGGCGCACCTGCTGGAACACCTGCTGTTCAAGGGCACGCCCACGCATGCCGACATCAGCGGCGAAATGAAGAAGCGTGGCATCGATTTCAATGCCACCACCTCGATGGACCGCACCAACTACTTCAGCTCGTTCCCGGCCAATGCGCAGACCCTGGACTGGGTGCTGGCGCTGGAGGCCGATCGCATGATCAATTCCAACATCGCCAAGCGCGATCTGGACAGCGAGATGACGGTGGTGCGCAACGAGCTGGAAGCCGGTGAGAACAATCCCGGCGGCGTGCTGCTGCAGCGCATCCGTTCCACCGCCTTCCTCTGGCACAACTACGGGCACAGCACGATCGGCGCGCGTTCGGATGTGGAAGGCGTACCGATTGAGCAGCTGCAAGGCTTCTATCGCACCTGGTACCAGCCGGACAACGCGACCCTGATCCTGGCCGGACGCCTGGATCCGGCCACGGTGCTGGCGCGCGTCAACGCGCACTTCGGCAAGATCCGCAAGCCGGCGCGCGAACTGCCCCAGTTCCATACCGTCGAACCCGCGCAGGATGGTCCGCGCGAAGTCGACGTGCGCCGCAGTGGCGATGTGCGCTTCATTGCCGCGGTTTATCACGTGCCCGCTGCCGGCCATCCGGACAGCGCTGCGTTGAGCGTGCTGGGCAACGTGCTGGGCTATTCGCCCGGCGGTCGCCTGCACAAGGCGCTGGTGCAGACCCATCTGGCGGCAGGCACCGGCGCCGGCAGCGAAGCGCTGCGTGACCCGGGCTTGTTCAGCGTGCTGGCGGTGGTGCCGAAGGATGGCGATGCCGGCAAGGCCGAGGGCATCCTGCTGGAACAGGCCGAGGCCTTGAGCCGGCAGCCGATCACCGCGCAGGAAGTCGACGAGGCGAAGCAGCGCATCAACAACGCCTACGAACTCTACTTCACCGACGTCAACGCGGTGGGCATGGGGCTGTCCGAGTTCCTCGCCGCTGGCGACTGGCGCCTGTTGTTCATTACCCGCGATGCGATCGAGAAGGTGAGCGCCGATGACGTCAATCGTGTCGCCGCCACTTACCTGAAGAGCAGCAACCGCACACTGGGTCGCTTCATCCCCACCGATCCGCCTGATCGCGTGGCCATCGCGCAGCGACCCGCCGTGGCCAGCCTGGTGGAGGGTTACACGGGGCGCGAAGCTGTCGCTGCCGGCGAACAGTTCGATCCCACGCCGCAGAACCTGGAAGCCCGCACGCAGCGCTTCACCCTCGGCTCCGGCCTGCGCGTGGCGTTGTTGCCGAAGAAGACCCGCGGCGGCACGGTGATGGTGTCGGCGAACTTCCGCTTCGGCGATGTGGCGACCTTGACCGGGCGCGAAGATGCCGCAGGACTGGCCGGCGCCATGCTGATGCGCGGCAGCCAGTCGCTGACCCGCGAGCAGATCGATCAGCGCTTCGAGGCGCTCAAGACCGAGGCCGATATCGACGGCAATCTGCAGGGCGCGTCGATCTCCCTGCTCAGCCGCAGCGGTACCCTGGCCGAGGCGCTGGCGCTGGCGGCCGACGTATTGCGGCATCCGGCGTTTCCGGAGACCGAGTTCGAGCAGCTGCGCCTGCAGGCATTGACCGGCATGGAGGCCTCGCGCAAGGAACCCGGCAGCGTGGCGGGCCAGGCGTTGGCCGAGCATTTTGATCCGTGGCCGGTGGGTCATCCGCTGCATATCGAATCGCTGGACGATGCCATCGCCGGCGTGCGCGCGCTCAAGCGCAGCGACCTGGTGGCGTTCCACCGCGACTTCTACGGCACGGCCGAAGGCGAAATCGCGGTGGTCGGCGATTTTGATCCGGTCGCGGTGAAGCAGCAGCTGCAGCAGTTGTTCGCCGAATGGCAGTCACCGCATCCCTACCAGCCCATCGCCACCCAGTACGTCGACGTGGCCGCCGCACACGAACAGCTGCGCACACCCGACAAGCCCAATGCGGTGCTGCTGGCGCGCAGCAACCTGTCGCTGCGGGTGACCGATCCGGACTACCCGGCCCTGCTGATCGCCAACCGGATCTTTGGCGGCGGTGCGCTGAAGTCGCGCCTGGGCGATCGCATCCGCCAGAAGGACGGCCTGAGCTACGGCGTGGCCAGCAGCGTGCGCGCCGATGACAGCCGCGAGGGTACGGACGACAACGGCAGCTTCAACGTGCAGGCGATCGCCGCGCCGGAGAACATGGCCAAGGTGGAAGCCGCCATCCGCGAGGAGCTGGCGCGCTTTATCCGCGATGGCATCAGCGAAGAGGAACTGCGCGATGCGGTCGCCGGCACCCTCACCGAGCGCGAACAGAACCGCGCCGAGGATGGCAGCGTGGCCGGCATGCTGGCCGATCAGGCCTATTACGGCCGCACCATGCAGTTCACCGCGGATCTTGACGCCAAGTACGCCGGGCTGACCCGCGAGCAGGTCAATGCCGCGATCCGCAAGCACCTGCGTGCGGACACCCTGAGTGTTTACCTGGCCGGCGACTTCAAACCCTGA
- a CDS encoding cation:proton antiporter: MSTPQLSVYFFLQAAVIILVCRWVGRLAQKLGQPQVVGEMIAGVTLGPSLLGLLWPQGQAMLFPRESLDMLYVGGQVGVGLYMFLVGTEFRADQFRARYRSAMAVSWAGIAAPFLLAFALAPWLQDVPGLFSEKTRFFEVALFLGAAIAITAFPMLARIIQERGLAGTSLGTLALTAGAMDDAAAWCILAVVLASFGGSWGQAWLAIGGGLAYLLVMFLFVRRWLARLGDQLPEDGSLPASTLSTILALFFLCAWAMDAIGIHAVFGGFILGACLPRGALSERLRERLQPLVVVFLLPLFFTYSGLKTQLSVFLDPAMLLPAIAILLASFGGKAVACWAAARLAGEPPRDAMAIGALMNARGLMELILINIGLQAKVIEPGLFSILVIMAILTTLMATPLFNFIMRGRPLVAAAPDGQAPMP; this comes from the coding sequence ATGTCCACGCCACAACTGTCCGTGTATTTCTTCCTGCAGGCCGCGGTGATCATCCTCGTGTGCCGCTGGGTGGGAAGGCTGGCGCAGAAACTCGGACAACCGCAGGTGGTGGGCGAGATGATCGCCGGCGTCACCTTGGGCCCGTCCCTGCTCGGCCTGCTGTGGCCGCAGGGGCAGGCCATGCTGTTTCCCCGCGAGAGCCTGGACATGTTGTACGTCGGCGGTCAGGTCGGGGTCGGTCTGTACATGTTCCTGGTCGGCACGGAATTCCGCGCCGACCAGTTCCGCGCGCGTTATCGCAGCGCGATGGCGGTGTCGTGGGCCGGCATTGCGGCGCCGTTCCTGCTGGCCTTCGCCCTGGCCCCCTGGTTGCAGGATGTGCCTGGCCTGTTTTCCGAGAAGACGCGATTCTTCGAAGTCGCCCTGTTCCTGGGCGCGGCGATAGCCATCACCGCATTCCCGATGCTGGCGCGGATCATCCAGGAACGTGGCCTGGCGGGCACGTCGCTGGGCACGCTGGCGCTGACCGCCGGCGCGATGGACGATGCCGCGGCCTGGTGCATCCTGGCCGTGGTGCTGGCCAGTTTTGGCGGCAGTTGGGGCCAGGCCTGGCTGGCCATCGGCGGTGGCCTGGCCTATCTGCTGGTGATGTTCCTGTTCGTGCGTCGCTGGCTGGCGCGATTGGGCGATCAGCTGCCGGAGGATGGCAGCCTGCCTGCCAGCACGCTATCCACGATCCTGGCGTTGTTCTTCCTGTGCGCCTGGGCGATGGATGCAATCGGCATCCACGCGGTGTTTGGCGGTTTCATCCTCGGCGCCTGCCTGCCGCGTGGCGCGCTCAGTGAGCGTCTGCGCGAGCGCCTGCAGCCGCTGGTGGTGGTGTTCCTGCTGCCGCTGTTCTTCACCTATTCCGGTCTGAAGACACAGCTGTCGGTCTTTCTGGACCCGGCCATGTTGCTGCCCGCCATCGCGATCCTGCTGGCGTCCTTCGGCGGCAAGGCGGTGGCGTGTTGGGCGGCGGCGCGGCTGGCCGGCGAACCGCCGCGCGACGCGATGGCCATCGGCGCGCTGATGAACGCGCGCGGGCTGATGGAGCTCATCCTCATCAACATCGGCTTGCAGGCCAAGGTCATTGAACCCGGCCTGTTCTCGATCCTGGTGATCATGGCGATCCTGACCACCTTGATGGCCACACCATTGTTCAACTTCATCATGCGCGGCCGGCCGCTGGTGGCGGCCGCGCCGGATGGACAGGCGCCGATGCCCTAG
- a CDS encoding L,D-transpeptidase family protein, with product MSPYRTFPLLLLLTPVLASLPAQADDTALAEVANLPTSTTEVAGLLRAQVLLDRANFSPGEIDGRAGSNQRRALRGFQQTRGLEVTGELDTPTWAALNADGAPAVATYTLTAADVNQRYASLPDDVMEQGKLQALGYESLEEALGERFHASPALLRQLNPGVDFSQVGSTLQVPNVADIAAPAKAAKLVVDKSDSTLTLLDAADKAIAQFPVSSGSEHDPLPIGAWKIRATVVDPTFHYNPKLFWDAEPSHAKTQLAAGPNNPVGTRWIDLSKPHYGLHGTATPASVGKAQSHGCVRLTNWDVERVAAAVDSSVPVLMQE from the coding sequence ATGTCGCCCTATCGCACTTTCCCCTTGTTGCTCTTGCTGACTCCGGTCCTCGCGAGCCTGCCTGCGCAGGCCGATGACACCGCCCTGGCCGAAGTCGCCAACCTGCCCACATCCACGACCGAAGTAGCCGGACTGCTGCGCGCGCAGGTGTTGCTGGACCGCGCGAACTTCTCGCCCGGCGAGATCGACGGCCGCGCCGGCTCCAACCAGCGCCGCGCGCTACGCGGCTTCCAGCAAACCCGGGGCCTGGAAGTCACCGGTGAGCTGGACACGCCCACCTGGGCCGCACTCAATGCCGACGGCGCGCCGGCCGTCGCGACTTACACGCTGACGGCGGCCGACGTAAACCAGCGCTATGCGTCGTTGCCTGACGATGTGATGGAACAGGGCAAACTGCAGGCTCTGGGCTACGAATCCCTCGAAGAAGCACTGGGCGAGCGGTTCCACGCCAGCCCGGCCTTGCTCAGGCAACTGAATCCCGGCGTGGATTTCAGCCAGGTCGGCAGTACCTTGCAGGTACCCAACGTCGCCGACATCGCCGCGCCGGCCAAGGCCGCCAAGCTGGTGGTGGACAAGTCGGATTCGACACTGACCTTGCTGGACGCAGCGGACAAAGCGATCGCGCAGTTCCCGGTATCGTCCGGCAGCGAACACGATCCGCTGCCCATCGGTGCCTGGAAAATCCGGGCGACCGTGGTGGATCCGACCTTCCACTACAACCCCAAGCTGTTCTGGGATGCGGAGCCATCGCACGCCAAAACCCAACTGGCAGCGGGTCCCAACAACCCCGTCGGTACGCGCTGGATTGATTTGTCCAAGCCGCATTACGGCCTGCACGGCACAGCCACGCCAGCCAGCGTCGGCAAGGCGCAGTCACATGGCTGCGTGCGCCTGACCAACTGGGATGTCGAACGCGTCGCCGCCGCGGTGGACAGCTCGGTGCCTGTGCTGATGCAGGAGTAA
- a CDS encoding MAPEG family protein encodes MTIAYWCIFITALLPYLWVYVAKSSGERYNNHAPREWQAKQTNPRSVRAHAAHLNGFESFPVFVAGVLMAQAVGIAPTMISTLALIYTVARIFHGVFYVADKPPLRSLAWLVGFLAALALIVLAALRVS; translated from the coding sequence ATGACCATTGCTTACTGGTGCATCTTCATCACCGCACTGTTGCCGTATCTTTGGGTTTACGTCGCCAAGAGTTCCGGCGAGCGATACAACAACCACGCGCCGCGCGAATGGCAGGCCAAGCAGACCAATCCGCGTTCGGTGCGTGCGCACGCGGCGCACTTGAACGGCTTCGAGTCGTTCCCGGTGTTCGTGGCCGGTGTGTTGATGGCGCAGGCGGTGGGCATCGCACCGACGATGATCAGCACCCTGGCCCTCATCTACACCGTTGCGCGGATCTTCCACGGCGTGTTCTACGTGGCCGACAAGCCGCCGTTGCGCAGCCTGGCCTGGTTGGTGGGCTTCCTGGCTGCACTGGCGCTGATCGTGCTGGCCGCGCTGCGGGTGAGCTGA